In the genome of bacterium, the window AGATAGCTTCCCTTGCTCTTTAAGCTCTTCAAGCTCGTCTAGCCTTTCTGTTACAGTCCCAGCCAATATAGTATTATTATAATCCTTAAGAAACCTTTTATACCATATCTCTGCATTTATATAATCCTTTTTAACCTCATCATATATCCAGGCTATATTATAGACAACGATATCTAACTCAAGAGCACGGGGATAAAGCCTTGGATCTGCTTTATTTATTATATCAAGATATATCTCTAAAGCTTTATCAAAGTTTCCCAAATGTTCATAAGAACTTGCTATTTCTGCATCAGCATTATAATATATTACCCAACTATTCTCAGGATTTTCTTTTTTAAACTTCTGAAGGACAGAAATTGCCTCTGTATAGCTTCCCATCTTCCTATATGCTACTGCCATCTTCATATAAGTTGGGATTGTCTTTGTTCCTTCAATAGGGTATTTAGAAAGCTGGACTTGGAAATACTCAATTGCCTTTGGATAGTTTTTCCCTACTAAATACCAACTTCCAATGTTATAACGAACAAGTTTTTCCTCTTCGCTATTAGGATAGTCGGTAAGGATTTTTTTAAAGCATTCAATGATTTTATCAAGATAATATGGCCTCTTTTCTATATCATCATAACAAGCTTTCCTTGCATATCCTGAAGCCATTAAATCCC includes:
- a CDS encoding tetratricopeptide repeat protein encodes the protein TYGEWWRFWEGKPKKEKAKQERVVKKGSKNTKNQTQSLVLSKQDEGTSTDPAQQLLDEAIEFYKKGLWKSESERKGTESLEYYNKAIEKYEELVNKYPDSPLAPTAWDLMASGYARKACYDDIEKRPYYLDKIIECFKKILTDYPNSEEEKLVRYNIGSWYLVGKNYPKAIEYFQVQLSKYPIEGTKTIPTYMKMAVAYRKMGSYTEAISVLQKFKKENPENSWVIYYNADAEIASSYEHLGNFDKALEIYLDIINKADPRLYPRALELDIVVYNIAWIYDEVKKDYINAEIWYKRFLKDYNNTILAGTVTERLDELEELKEQGKLSTGKKKR